The sequence below is a genomic window from Streptomyces sp. NBC_00582.
TGGCGGAGCTGAAGCACGGTGCGGACCGGGACACCGCGGAGCTGCTGACGGCCGAGCTGGTCGCGAACGCCGTGGAGCACACCGCCGTCGGGGACGCCCCGATAGAGCTGGTGGTGGAGCTGCGGCCGAGCGGCTGCCAGGTCGAGGTGCACGACCACGATCCGATGCCGCCGGGCGACCTCACCCGGCCCTCGGGCGCGGAGCCCGACCCCTGGCAGGAGCACGGGCGGGGGCTGCTGCTGATCCGCGCCCTGAGTTCGTCGTGCGGGCACCGCCCCACCGACAAGGGCAAGGCGGTGTGGTTCCGGCTGGCCGTGGTGCCGCCGCAGTGGCGGCCGCGGCCCGAGTGAGGCGGCCCCGGGTCAGGCGAGGGTGGCGACCAGGACGGCCTTGATGGTGTGCAGCCGGTTCTCCGCCTCGTCGAAGACGACCGAGTGGACGGACTCGAAGACCTCGTCGGTGACCTCCAGCGAGTCCAGGCCGTGGGCCTCGAAGATCTCGCGGCCCACCTTGGTGCCGAGGTCGTGGAAGGCCGGCAGACAGTGCAGGAAGCGGACGTCCGGGTTGCCGGTGGCGCGCAGGACGTCCATGGTCACCGCGTACGGGCCGAGGGCGGCGATCCGCTCGTCCCAGACCTCCTTGGGCTCACCCATGGACACCCAGACGTCGGTGGCGACGAAGTCGGCGCCGAGCACGCCCTCCGTGACCGACTCGGTGAGCGTGACGCGGGCGCCGCTGGTCTCGGCCAGCTCCAGGGCCCGGTCGACGATCTCCTGAGCGGGCCAGTAGGTCTTGGGGGCGACGATCCGCACGTCCATGCCGAGCAGGGCGCCGGTGACGAGGTAGGAGTTGCCCATGTTGAAGCGGGCGTCGCCGAGGTAGGCGAAGGCGATGTCCGTCAGGGGCTTCGCGGTGTGCTCGGTCATCGTCAGGACGTCGGCGAGCATCTGGGTGGGGTGCCAGTCGTCGGTGAGGCCGTTGTAGACGGGCACCCCGGCGTGGGCGGCGAGCTCCTCGACCTTGTGCTGGCTGTCGCCGCGGTACTCGATGCCGTCGTACATCCGGCCCAGGACGCGCGCGGTGTCCTTGACGGACTCCTTGTGGCCGATCTGCGAGCCGGAGGGGTCGAGGTAGGTGGTGGAGGCGCCCTGGTCCGCGGCGGCGACCTCGAACGCGCAGCGGGTGCGCGTCGAGGTCTTCTCGAAGATCAGCGCGATGTTCTTCCCGCGCAGGTGCCGGACCTCGGTCCC
It includes:
- a CDS encoding ATP-binding protein; amino-acid sequence: MSITGPCAKNGLALQDRPSDSAASWRIALPHSAAAVPVARALVRTALAELKHGADRDTAELLTAELVANAVEHTAVGDAPIELVVELRPSGCQVEVHDHDPMPPGDLTRPSGAEPDPWQEHGRGLLLIRALSSSCGHRPTDKGKAVWFRLAVVPPQWRPRPE
- the argF gene encoding ornithine carbamoyltransferase — encoded protein: MATVPTALAGRHFLKELDFTGEEFRGLIELAAELKAAKKAGTEVRHLRGKNIALIFEKTSTRTRCAFEVAAADQGASTTYLDPSGSQIGHKESVKDTARVLGRMYDGIEYRGDSQHKVEELAAHAGVPVYNGLTDDWHPTQMLADVLTMTEHTAKPLTDIAFAYLGDARFNMGNSYLVTGALLGMDVRIVAPKTYWPAQEIVDRALELAETSGARVTLTESVTEGVLGADFVATDVWVSMGEPKEVWDERIAALGPYAVTMDVLRATGNPDVRFLHCLPAFHDLGTKVGREIFEAHGLDSLEVTDEVFESVHSVVFDEAENRLHTIKAVLVATLA